A genomic window from Micromonospora ferruginea includes:
- a CDS encoding helix-turn-helix transcriptional regulator, with translation MTDSPPVWRTELSTRDPDVAREAIAGVCGEHRPRFRGNRRDFRFAMRVVRAGPLAVHRAAHTMDAWTESGPHSNFMAVHLVRGRFRFVDRERELLVPAGGVGRYPLRRSVLHWVDVVGTVIQVPLEQVARTADRQVEAPPHGFRFLGLAPVSPAMSDAWAHLSTFLHRLSVLPDAGLDQPLMRASLTDLIASTALAVFPNTTMTASYVPEPRRVAPSVVRRAQAYLEEHAAEPITVAQVAAACGVGPRGLQAAFQRHLGHSPLAYLRQVRLARAHRDLVAVDPARGATVAGIARRWGWSSPGRFAVAYREAYGEHPSETLRK, from the coding sequence GTGACCGACTCCCCACCGGTCTGGCGAACCGAACTGTCCACCAGGGACCCCGACGTCGCCCGCGAGGCCATTGCCGGGGTGTGCGGCGAGCACCGGCCGCGTTTCCGCGGCAACCGGCGCGACTTCCGCTTCGCCATGCGTGTCGTGCGAGCCGGCCCGCTCGCGGTGCACCGGGCCGCCCACACCATGGATGCGTGGACGGAGTCCGGTCCGCACTCCAACTTCATGGCCGTGCACCTGGTCCGTGGCCGGTTCCGGTTCGTCGACCGGGAGCGGGAGTTGCTGGTGCCGGCCGGCGGCGTCGGCCGCTACCCGCTTCGCCGGTCGGTGCTGCACTGGGTGGACGTGGTCGGCACCGTCATCCAGGTGCCGCTGGAGCAGGTGGCCCGGACCGCGGACCGCCAGGTCGAGGCCCCACCGCACGGCTTCCGCTTCCTCGGCCTGGCGCCGGTCTCACCGGCGATGTCCGACGCCTGGGCGCACCTGTCCACATTCCTGCACCGGCTGTCCGTCCTGCCCGACGCCGGCCTCGACCAGCCGCTGATGCGGGCGTCCCTGACCGACCTCATCGCGTCCACCGCGCTCGCGGTCTTTCCCAACACCACGATGACCGCCTCGTACGTGCCGGAGCCCCGCCGGGTGGCGCCGTCGGTGGTCCGCCGCGCGCAGGCCTACCTGGAGGAGCACGCGGCCGAACCGATCACCGTGGCGCAGGTCGCCGCCGCCTGCGGCGTCGGGCCACGCGGGCTGCAGGCGGCCTTCCAACGGCACCTCGGCCACAGCCCGCTGGCCTACCTGCGCCAGGTCCGCCTCGCCCGCGCCCACCGCGACCTCGTCGCGGTCGACCCGGCCCGCGGCGCGACGGTCGCCGGAATCGCCCGCCGCTGGGGCTGGAGCAGCCCCGGCCGCTTCGCGGTCGCCTATCGGGAAGCCTACGGCGAGCATCCCAGCGAAACGCTACGAAAGTGA
- a CDS encoding GNAT family N-acetyltransferase, with protein sequence MNEFIRDDERLGEFTLRPLDPDADAPLLHRWVTHPKAAFWLMADVDVAGVAEEYRRIAAHPHHDAYLGSWLGRPAFLAERYDPARVELVDLYDPAPGDVGMHFLCAPTDTPVHGFTRAVITTVLAWLFADPATRRVVVEPDVRNTAVHALNAAAGFTVLGEIRKPEKDALLSACTREQFRAATGRPTATEGEAQP encoded by the coding sequence GTGAATGAGTTCATCCGGGACGACGAGCGGCTCGGCGAGTTCACGCTGCGACCGCTCGACCCGGACGCCGACGCGCCGCTGCTGCACCGCTGGGTCACCCACCCGAAGGCGGCGTTCTGGCTGATGGCCGACGTCGACGTGGCGGGCGTCGCCGAGGAGTACCGGCGGATCGCCGCCCACCCGCACCACGACGCGTACCTCGGCTCCTGGCTCGGCCGGCCGGCGTTCCTGGCCGAACGCTACGACCCGGCCCGGGTGGAGCTGGTCGACCTGTACGACCCGGCGCCCGGCGACGTCGGCATGCACTTCCTCTGCGCGCCCACCGACACCCCCGTGCACGGCTTCACCCGGGCGGTCATCACGACGGTGCTGGCCTGGCTCTTCGCCGACCCGGCGACCCGCCGGGTGGTGGTGGAGCCGGACGTGCGTAACACCGCCGTGCACGCGCTCAACGCCGCCGCCGGGTTCACCGTGCTCGGCGAGATCCGCAAGCCGGAGAAAGACGCGCTGCTCAGCGCCTGCACCCGCGAGCAGTTCCGGGCCGCCACCGGGCGCCCGACCGCCACCGAAGGAGAGGCCCAGCCGTGA
- a CDS encoding pyridoxal phosphate-dependent decarboxylase family protein — protein sequence MSSIGSAARAHLFHDGTVERYRDVLARGVDRVARRVGEVDRPATGVTPEALAPLVGAIDLDRPLGDTDAALDELHDVWLRDAVWFHHRRYLAHLNCPVVIPALLGEAVLSAVNSSLDTWDQSAGATLMERRLIDWTAARIGLGATADGVFTSGGTQSNLQAMLLAREEAYRRMVGATRPARPEALARLRIVTSAAGHFSVQKAAKLLGLAADAVLTVPTDADRRMRTDELARTIDRCRRDGQVVMAVVATAGTTDFGTIDPLPEIADICTAAGVWLHVDAAYGCGLLVSPTRRHLLDGIERAASVTVDYHKSFFQPVSSSALLVRDGRTLRHATWHADYLNPLRAAEQGIPNQVDKSIQTTRRFDACKLWLTLRIMGPDAVGALFDQVVDLAADVWRRLDADRRFEVAVRSQLSTVVFRHVPPGADPHLVDEANLHAREALAASGAALVAGTKVDGAHWLKLTLLNPETTVDDVTAVLDLIAGHAARYARTAATPAPVG from the coding sequence ATGAGTTCGATCGGCAGCGCCGCACGCGCCCACCTGTTCCACGACGGCACCGTCGAGCGCTACCGCGACGTGCTCGCGCGCGGCGTCGACCGGGTCGCCCGCCGGGTCGGCGAGGTGGACCGCCCGGCCACCGGCGTCACCCCGGAGGCGCTCGCCCCGCTGGTCGGTGCGATCGACCTGGACCGGCCGCTGGGCGACACCGACGCCGCCCTCGACGAGCTGCACGACGTGTGGCTGCGCGACGCGGTGTGGTTCCACCACCGCCGCTACCTGGCCCACCTGAACTGCCCGGTGGTCATTCCGGCACTGCTCGGCGAGGCGGTGCTCAGCGCGGTCAACTCCTCCCTGGACACCTGGGACCAGAGCGCCGGCGCCACGCTCATGGAACGCCGGCTGATCGACTGGACGGCCGCGCGGATCGGCCTCGGCGCCACCGCCGACGGCGTGTTCACCAGCGGCGGCACCCAGTCCAACCTCCAGGCGATGCTGCTGGCCCGGGAGGAGGCGTACCGCCGGATGGTCGGCGCGACCCGGCCGGCCCGCCCGGAGGCGCTGGCCCGGCTGCGGATCGTCACCTCCGCCGCCGGCCACTTCAGCGTGCAGAAGGCCGCCAAGCTGCTCGGCCTGGCCGCCGACGCGGTGCTGACCGTGCCCACCGACGCGGACCGCCGGATGCGCACCGACGAACTGGCCCGCACCATCGACCGCTGCCGCCGAGACGGGCAGGTGGTGATGGCGGTCGTCGCCACCGCCGGCACCACCGACTTCGGCACCATCGACCCGCTGCCGGAGATCGCCGACATCTGCACCGCCGCCGGCGTCTGGCTGCACGTCGACGCCGCGTACGGCTGCGGGTTGCTGGTCTCCCCCACCCGCCGGCACCTGCTCGACGGCATCGAACGGGCCGCCTCGGTGACCGTCGACTACCACAAGTCGTTCTTCCAGCCGGTCAGCTCCAGCGCGCTGCTGGTGCGCGACGGCCGCACGCTGCGGCACGCCACCTGGCACGCCGACTACCTGAACCCGCTCCGCGCGGCCGAGCAGGGCATCCCGAACCAGGTCGACAAGAGCATCCAGACCACCCGCCGCTTCGACGCGTGCAAGCTCTGGCTGACCCTGCGGATCATGGGCCCGGACGCCGTCGGCGCGCTCTTCGACCAGGTCGTCGACCTGGCCGCCGACGTCTGGCGGCGCCTCGACGCCGACCGGCGCTTCGAGGTGGCGGTCCGCTCCCAGCTCAGCACCGTGGTCTTCCGACACGTGCCGCCCGGCGCCGACCCGCACCTGGTGGACGAGGCCAACCTGCACGCCCGCGAGGCGCTCGCCGCCTCCGGCGCGGCGCTGGTCGCCGGCACCAAGGTCGACGGCGCGCACTGGCTGAAGCTGACGCTGCTCAACCCGGAGACCACCGTGGACGACGTCACCGCCGTGCTCGACCTGATCGCCGGGCACGCCGCCCGGTACGCCCGCACCGCCGCCACGCCGGCCCCGGTCGGCTGA
- a CDS encoding helix-turn-helix transcriptional regulator produces the protein MSVQWTDRAVTRRPATRHVIETDDPERAHHLIARTYGDHRARISGRRDQFRYRRSSVVADDLEIHETRYTLRLRTDTQPYSGFAAVTVRQGRYGFLNRQEELYLGPNATGRFPDAASTLLAEDVSASVVRLPMPRIAEVAATRTGLPTAEFRFTALAPLSPTLTVLWQSTAAFLRRHLADDTVADSTLVRAELMNLAAATAVSVFPNSTMTQPYLPGPPGLRPALVRRAADYIEAHAGQPLTVARIAAACEVGPRALQVAFQRHHGQSPMAFLRTVRLHRAHRDLAQSHPGQTVAETARRWGWAHAGRFARAYRDTYGCHPGDTLRGAGAVVPPERNP, from the coding sequence ATGAGCGTGCAGTGGACGGACCGTGCCGTCACGCGACGACCCGCGACCCGTCACGTCATCGAGACGGACGACCCCGAACGCGCCCACCACCTCATCGCGCGCACGTACGGGGATCACCGGGCCCGTATCTCCGGACGCCGCGACCAGTTCCGTTACCGGCGCAGTTCCGTCGTCGCGGACGATCTGGAGATCCACGAGACCCGGTACACGCTGCGCCTGCGTACCGATACGCAGCCCTATTCCGGCTTCGCCGCCGTGACCGTGAGGCAGGGCCGCTACGGTTTCCTCAACCGGCAGGAGGAGCTGTATCTCGGCCCGAACGCGACCGGTCGCTTCCCCGACGCGGCCTCGACCCTCCTCGCCGAGGACGTGTCCGCCTCCGTGGTCCGGCTGCCGATGCCCCGGATCGCGGAGGTCGCCGCCACCCGTACCGGCCTGCCCACCGCGGAATTCCGGTTCACCGCGCTGGCGCCGCTCTCCCCCACGCTGACCGTGCTGTGGCAGTCGACGGCGGCGTTCCTGCGGCGCCATCTGGCCGACGACACCGTGGCGGACAGCACGCTGGTCCGCGCCGAACTGATGAACCTGGCTGCCGCCACCGCCGTGTCGGTGTTCCCCAACAGCACCATGACCCAGCCCTACCTGCCCGGGCCGCCGGGCCTGCGCCCCGCCTTGGTACGCCGGGCCGCCGACTACATCGAGGCGCACGCCGGGCAACCACTGACCGTCGCGCGCATCGCCGCGGCCTGCGAGGTCGGCCCACGCGCCTTGCAGGTGGCGTTCCAGCGGCACCACGGGCAGAGCCCGATGGCGTTCCTGCGCACGGTCCGGCTGCATCGGGCGCACCGGGACCTGGCGCAGTCCCACCCGGGGCAGACCGTCGCGGAGACGGCCCGCCGGTGGGGCTGGGCGCACGCCGGGCGGTTCGCCCGGGCATACCGCGACACGTACGGCTGTCACCCCGGCGACACGCTGCGCGGGGCGGGAGCGGTGGTGCCGCCGGAGCGGAATCCGTGA
- a CDS encoding asparagine synthase-related protein, which produces MTDLIPRPTDRDVAYGVVLGLDPVGPRPAGRSGPAPPPLVALERAVLPALRRPPCLVSFSGGLDSSLVLAIAARVARREGLPDPVPMTWRFTDAPRAYATSWQAKIIAELDLAGQWQILQAGDDLDLVGPVARRLLTRYGLLHPPSQHLHLPIVELARGGALLTGIGGDQILAGWRRRPASLRDRLGRRRRPPDPFPWLRPEAARRAHRAVRAEQRAEPHRLARRIAWHLSRRDLTLARLGLAAVAADHDVLAVSPLAGDGFAAALAARHGRLRSPSRGELLAVIADAALPPVITAPRRAATLDEVFLRSATRELVRDWDGSGVDDSLVDVRALRRVWSTWPIGAGTAALVQQVWLAGLSAVPGRPDLEAPR; this is translated from the coding sequence GTGACCGACCTCATTCCGCGTCCCACCGACCGCGACGTGGCGTACGGCGTCGTGCTGGGTCTGGACCCGGTCGGCCCCCGGCCGGCCGGGCGGTCCGGTCCGGCGCCGCCCCCGCTCGTCGCCCTGGAGCGCGCGGTGCTGCCGGCGTTGCGCCGGCCGCCCTGCCTGGTCAGCTTCTCCGGCGGGCTCGACTCGTCCCTGGTGCTGGCGATCGCCGCCCGGGTGGCGCGGCGGGAGGGACTGCCCGATCCGGTGCCGATGACCTGGCGGTTCACCGACGCGCCCCGGGCGTACGCGACGTCCTGGCAGGCGAAGATCATCGCTGAGCTGGACCTGGCCGGGCAGTGGCAGATCCTCCAGGCCGGCGACGACCTCGATCTGGTCGGGCCGGTCGCCCGCCGGTTGCTGACCCGCTACGGCCTGCTCCACCCGCCGAGCCAGCACCTGCACCTGCCGATCGTGGAGCTGGCCCGGGGCGGCGCGCTGCTGACCGGCATCGGCGGGGACCAGATCCTCGCCGGCTGGCGCCGGCGGCCCGCGTCGCTCCGGGACCGCCTCGGCCGGCGACGCCGGCCGCCGGACCCGTTCCCCTGGTTGCGGCCGGAGGCGGCCCGGCGGGCGCACCGCGCGGTCCGCGCCGAGCAGCGCGCCGAGCCGCACCGACTGGCCCGGCGGATCGCCTGGCACCTGAGCCGCCGGGACCTGACGCTGGCTCGGCTCGGCCTGGCCGCCGTGGCCGCCGACCACGACGTGCTGGCCGTGTCGCCGTTGGCCGGGGACGGGTTCGCCGCTGCCCTGGCCGCGCGGCACGGGCGGCTGCGGTCACCGTCGCGCGGCGAACTGCTGGCGGTGATCGCCGACGCCGCGCTGCCGCCGGTGATCACCGCACCCCGCCGGGCGGCGACCCTCGACGAGGTGTTCCTCCGGTCGGCCACCCGGGAGCTGGTGCGCGACTGGGACGGCAGCGGGGTCGACGACTCGCTGGTCGACGTGCGGGCGCTGCGCCGGGTGTGGTCGACGTGGCCGATCGGCGCGGGCACGGCGGCGCTGGTGCAGCAGGTGTGGCTGGCCGGGCTGTCGGCCGTGCCGGGACGACCCGATCTGGAGGCACCGAGGTGA
- a CDS encoding IucA/IucC family protein yields the protein MNPDASVAHLHPEAWATANRLLVRKALAEFAHERLLTPEPTGPGRWLVRGDDATVEYRFAAEVLALDHWHVDAASITRHRDGTELPLDAVDLCLELRDALGLTDAVLPVYLEEITSTLAGTAYKLGRPAVTAAELAAADFQAVESGMTEGHPCFVANNGRLGFGAHDYHRYAPETAAGVRLLWLAAHRDHTTFTCAADLDYDTLVRAELGADTLDRFTTTLTGLGLDPADYLLVPVHPWQWWHRLAVTFAGEVARRRLVCLGEGPDTYRAQQSIRTFLNVTDPAKHYVKTALSVLNMGFLRGLSAAYMEATPAINDWLAGLVDADPVFARAGLTVLRERAAIGYRHRQYEAATDRHSPYRKMLAALWRESPVPGLAPGRRLATMAALLHLDRDGRPLAGALVAESGLAPARWLRRYLDAYLVPLLHSLYAYDLAFMPHGENVILVLDGGVVERVVFKDIAEEIVVMDPDADLPEPVRRVRAAVGEDEKILAIFTDVFDCFLRHLSAALHTTGVLDQDDFWRTVAECVTGYAATVPHLAERMRRHDLFAPEFALSCLNRLQLRNNRQMVDLTDPSAALQFAGTLANPIARFAPA from the coding sequence GTGAACCCGGACGCATCCGTCGCCCACCTGCACCCCGAGGCATGGGCGACCGCCAACCGGCTGCTGGTGCGCAAGGCGCTCGCCGAGTTCGCCCACGAGCGCCTGCTCACGCCCGAGCCGACCGGCCCGGGCCGCTGGCTGGTGCGCGGCGACGACGCCACGGTGGAGTACCGGTTCGCCGCCGAGGTGCTCGCGCTCGACCACTGGCACGTGGACGCCGCAAGCATCACCCGGCACCGCGACGGCACCGAGCTGCCGCTCGACGCGGTCGACCTGTGCCTGGAGCTGCGCGACGCGCTCGGCCTCACCGACGCGGTCCTGCCGGTCTACCTGGAGGAGATCACCTCCACGCTCGCGGGCACCGCGTACAAGCTGGGCCGGCCGGCGGTCACCGCCGCCGAGCTGGCCGCCGCCGACTTCCAGGCCGTCGAGAGCGGCATGACCGAGGGCCACCCGTGTTTCGTGGCCAACAACGGCCGGCTCGGCTTCGGCGCGCACGACTACCACCGGTACGCCCCGGAGACCGCCGCCGGAGTCCGGCTGCTCTGGCTCGCCGCGCACCGCGACCACACCACGTTCACCTGCGCCGCCGACCTGGACTACGACACGCTGGTCCGCGCCGAGTTGGGCGCGGACACACTGGACCGGTTCACCACCACGCTCACCGGGCTCGGCCTCGACCCGGCCGACTACCTGCTCGTCCCGGTGCACCCGTGGCAGTGGTGGCACCGGCTCGCGGTCACGTTCGCCGGCGAGGTGGCCCGGCGGCGGCTGGTCTGCCTCGGCGAGGGGCCGGACACCTACCGGGCGCAGCAGTCCATCCGCACGTTCCTCAACGTCACCGACCCGGCGAAGCACTACGTCAAGACCGCGCTGTCGGTGCTGAACATGGGCTTCCTGCGCGGGCTGTCCGCGGCGTACATGGAGGCGACGCCGGCGATCAACGACTGGCTGGCCGGGCTGGTCGACGCCGACCCGGTGTTCGCCCGCGCCGGGCTGACCGTCCTGCGGGAGCGGGCCGCGATCGGCTACCGGCACCGGCAGTACGAGGCGGCGACCGACCGGCACTCCCCGTACCGCAAGATGCTTGCGGCGCTCTGGCGGGAGAGCCCGGTCCCCGGGCTCGCGCCCGGGCGGCGGTTGGCCACCATGGCCGCGCTGCTGCACCTGGACCGCGACGGCCGACCGCTGGCCGGCGCGCTGGTCGCGGAGTCCGGGCTGGCCCCGGCGCGCTGGCTGCGCCGTTACCTCGACGCCTACCTGGTGCCGCTGCTGCACAGCCTGTACGCCTACGACCTGGCGTTCATGCCGCACGGCGAGAACGTGATCCTGGTGCTGGACGGCGGCGTGGTGGAGCGCGTGGTGTTCAAGGACATCGCCGAGGAGATCGTGGTGATGGACCCGGACGCCGACCTGCCGGAGCCGGTCCGCCGGGTCCGGGCGGCCGTCGGTGAGGACGAGAAAATCCTGGCCATCTTCACCGACGTGTTCGACTGCTTCCTGCGGCACCTGAGCGCCGCCCTGCACACGACAGGCGTGCTCGACCAGGACGACTTCTGGCGCACGGTCGCCGAGTGCGTCACCGGCTACGCCGCGACCGTGCCGCACCTGGCCGAACGGATGCGCCGGCACGACCTGTTCGCGCCGGAGTTCGCGCTGTCCTGCCTCAACCGGCTGCAACTGCGGAACAACCGGCAGATGGTGGACCTGACCGACCCGTCCGCCGCGCTCCAGTTCGCCGGCACCCTGGCCAACCCGATCGCCCGCTTCGCACCGGCCTGA
- a CDS encoding lysine N(6)-hydroxylase/L-ornithine N(5)-oxygenase family protein, which produces MSDFIAIGLGPYNLGLACLTAPIDDLDGLFLEARDGFDWHPGMLLESTRLQTPFLADLVTLADPTSPYSFLSYLKETGRLYPFYIRESFFPLRTEYNAYCRWAAGKLPNLRFRHTVTRVEHDGERYVVHADTPDGPVTHRARRLVLGTGTPPYLPPACQGLGGDLIHNSRYREHRDALRAKRSITIVGSGQSAAEIYHDLLGDIDTYGYQLTWVTRSPRFFPLEYTKLTLEMTSPDYVDYFHALPEATRYRLEAAQKPLFKGINADLINDIYDALYARSLHGPTPTRLLTNTELVDAEHVDGRYRLGLRHTEQEREFTLDTEGLILATGYRHRVPEFLTPVRDRLRFDAHGRLDVARNYSVDRTGRGVFLQNGGTHTHSITSPDLGMGPYRNSWIIRELTGREHYPIEKSIAFQQFGALS; this is translated from the coding sequence ATGTCGGACTTCATCGCCATCGGCCTGGGCCCGTACAACCTCGGCCTGGCCTGTCTCACCGCGCCGATCGACGACCTCGACGGGCTGTTCCTGGAGGCCCGCGACGGCTTCGACTGGCATCCCGGGATGCTGCTCGAATCCACCCGGTTGCAGACGCCGTTCCTCGCCGACCTGGTCACGCTCGCGGACCCCACCTCGCCGTACTCGTTCCTCAGCTATCTGAAGGAGACCGGCCGGCTCTACCCGTTCTACATCCGGGAGAGCTTCTTCCCGCTGCGCACCGAGTACAACGCCTACTGCCGCTGGGCCGCCGGCAAGCTGCCGAACCTGCGGTTCCGGCACACCGTCACCCGGGTCGAACACGACGGCGAGCGGTACGTGGTGCACGCCGACACGCCCGACGGGCCGGTCACCCACCGGGCCCGGCGGCTGGTGCTGGGCACCGGCACCCCGCCGTACCTGCCGCCGGCCTGCCAGGGACTGGGCGGCGACCTGATCCACAACTCGCGCTACCGGGAGCACCGCGACGCGCTGCGGGCCAAGCGCAGCATCACGATCGTCGGCAGCGGCCAGAGCGCCGCCGAGATCTACCACGACCTGCTCGGCGACATCGACACGTACGGCTACCAGCTCACCTGGGTCACCCGCTCGCCGCGGTTCTTCCCGCTGGAATACACCAAGCTGACGCTGGAGATGACCTCACCGGACTACGTGGACTACTTCCACGCGCTGCCCGAGGCGACCCGCTACCGGTTGGAGGCCGCGCAGAAGCCGCTGTTCAAGGGCATCAACGCCGACCTGATCAACGACATCTACGACGCGCTCTATGCCCGGAGCCTGCACGGGCCGACGCCAACCCGGCTGCTGACCAACACCGAACTGGTCGACGCCGAACACGTCGACGGCCGCTACCGGCTCGGGCTGCGCCACACCGAGCAGGAGCGCGAGTTCACCCTGGACACCGAGGGCCTGATCCTGGCCACCGGCTACCGCCACCGGGTGCCGGAGTTCCTGACGCCGGTGCGCGACCGGCTGCGCTTCGACGCGCACGGCCGCCTGGACGTGGCCCGCAACTACAGCGTCGACCGCACCGGCCGGGGCGTGTTCCTGCAGAACGGCGGCACGCACACACACAGCATCACCTCGCCCGACCTGGGCATGGGCCCGTACCGCAACTCGTGGATCATCCGGGAGCTGACCGGCCGCGAGCACTACCCGATCGAGAAGTCGATCGCGTTCCAGCAGTTCGGGGCGCTCTCGTGA
- a CDS encoding PqqD family protein — MSIVYRVRGDRVAWRTNGDETVLLDVGQSVYFALDRWATALWPYLVAGATADQLSDVLARRAPVGQDRAAADVRSFLADLEAADLVEHV, encoded by the coding sequence ATGTCCATCGTGTACCGGGTGCGCGGCGATCGCGTTGCCTGGCGAACGAACGGTGACGAGACGGTGTTGTTGGACGTCGGTCAGTCGGTCTACTTCGCGCTGGATCGCTGGGCCACGGCGCTGTGGCCGTACCTGGTGGCGGGCGCCACCGCCGACCAGTTGAGCGACGTGCTCGCCCGCCGCGCGCCGGTGGGGCAGGACCGGGCCGCCGCCGACGTGCGTTCCTTCCTGGCCGACCTGGAGGCGGCCGATCTGGTGGAACACGTCTGA
- a CDS encoding GNAT family N-acetyltransferase — translation MIHLERHPDLGDLALEPVRPDRHADLLHGWVTLPRNRFWGMGAHTRDDVREVYAFLDGLDTHHAYLIRLDGEPVGLFQTYRPEADPVGERYPVRPGDVGMHLLLNPPRRYARGLTSAVVPALIRFLLRDPAARRVVAEPDVRNDAALRRLRREGFTFADEIDLPDKRAQLAFLTRERFETGAHVPGSDPQGTPG, via the coding sequence GTGATCCACCTGGAACGCCACCCCGACCTCGGTGACCTGGCGCTGGAGCCGGTACGCCCGGACCGGCACGCCGACCTGCTGCACGGCTGGGTGACGCTGCCCCGCAACCGGTTCTGGGGGATGGGCGCGCACACCCGCGACGACGTCCGCGAGGTCTACGCCTTCCTCGACGGGCTGGACACTCACCACGCGTACCTGATCCGGCTCGACGGCGAGCCGGTCGGGCTGTTCCAGACCTACCGACCGGAGGCGGACCCGGTGGGGGAGCGTTACCCGGTGCGGCCCGGCGACGTGGGGATGCACCTGCTGCTGAACCCGCCCCGGCGCTACGCGCGCGGCCTCACCTCGGCCGTGGTTCCCGCGCTGATCCGGTTCCTGCTGCGGGATCCGGCCGCCCGGCGGGTGGTGGCCGAGCCGGACGTCCGCAACGACGCCGCGCTGCGTCGACTGCGGAGGGAGGGTTTCACGTTCGCCGACGAGATCGACCTGCCGGACAAGCGCGCGCAGTTGGCGTTCCTCACCCGGGAGCGGTTCGAGACTGGTGCTCACGTTCCCGGTAGTGATCCGCAGGGAACCCCTGGCTAG